A window of the Lysinibacillus irui genome harbors these coding sequences:
- the glnA gene encoding type I glutamate--ammonia ligase, with amino-acid sequence MGKYTKEDIKRLIEEKNVSFIRLQFTDILGTIKNVEIPVSQLDKALENKMMFDGSSIEGFVRIEESDMYLYPDLDTFVVFPWTSEKGKVARFICDVYTAKGEPFAGDPRNNLKRILKKMEDMGFSSFNLGPEPEFFLFKLDAKGEPTLEVNDHGGYFDLAPTDLGENCRRDIVLELEEMGFEIEASHHEVAPGQHEIDFKYADAVTACDNIQTFKLVVKTIARKHGLHATFMPKPLFGEAGSGMHFNVSLFKGKENAFYDESTELGLSETAMQFMAGVLAHVQGFTAVTNPTVNSYKRLVPGYEAPCYVAWSAQNRSPLIRIPSARGLSTRVEVRSVDPSANPYLAMAVILEAGLEGIRQSLTPPAAINRNIYVMTEEERQANGIENLPAALDDALTLLAKDKVAQAALGEHIYANFKEAKEIEFDMYRTTVHQWERDQYLKMY; translated from the coding sequence GTGGGTAAATACACAAAAGAGGACATTAAACGTCTCATCGAAGAAAAAAACGTAAGCTTTATTCGTTTACAATTTACAGATATTCTTGGCACAATTAAAAATGTTGAGATTCCTGTAAGTCAATTAGACAAAGCACTAGAAAATAAAATGATGTTTGATGGCTCATCTATTGAAGGTTTCGTTCGAATCGAAGAATCTGATATGTATTTATATCCTGACCTCGATACTTTCGTAGTATTCCCTTGGACTTCTGAAAAAGGGAAAGTAGCACGTTTTATCTGTGATGTTTACACTGCGAAAGGCGAACCATTTGCTGGTGACCCACGAAATAACCTAAAACGTATTCTTAAAAAAATGGAGGACATGGGCTTTTCAAGCTTCAATTTAGGGCCTGAGCCAGAGTTCTTCTTATTCAAATTAGATGCAAAAGGCGAGCCAACGTTAGAAGTAAATGACCATGGTGGTTACTTCGATTTAGCTCCAACAGATCTTGGTGAAAACTGCCGTCGTGATATTGTATTAGAGCTAGAAGAAATGGGCTTTGAAATTGAAGCCTCTCACCATGAGGTAGCTCCAGGACAACACGAAATTGACTTTAAATATGCTGATGCTGTTACTGCATGTGATAACATCCAAACATTCAAATTAGTAGTGAAAACAATCGCTCGTAAACATGGCTTACATGCTACGTTTATGCCAAAACCACTATTTGGTGAAGCGGGCTCTGGTATGCACTTTAACGTATCACTATTTAAAGGCAAAGAAAATGCATTCTATGATGAATCGACTGAATTAGGACTTTCTGAAACAGCTATGCAATTTATGGCGGGTGTTCTTGCACACGTACAAGGCTTCACAGCTGTGACAAACCCAACAGTTAACTCTTATAAACGTCTAGTACCTGGTTATGAAGCACCATGTTATGTAGCATGGTCTGCACAAAACCGTTCACCACTCATTCGTATCCCATCAGCACGTGGGCTTTCAACTCGTGTAGAGGTACGTTCAGTGGACCCTTCAGCAAACCCATATTTAGCGATGGCCGTTATTTTAGAAGCAGGTCTTGAAGGTATTCGTCAAAGCTTAACACCACCTGCAGCTATTAATCGCAACATCTATGTAATGACAGAAGAAGAGCGTCAAGCAAATGGTATTGAAAACCTACCTGCAGCATTAGATGATGCTTTAACATTACTTGCAAAAGATAAAGTAGCACAAGCAGCATTAGGCGAGCATATTTATGCAAACTTTAAAGAAGCAAAAGAAATCGAGTTCGATATGTACCGTACAACAGTCCATCAATGGGAACGCGATCAATATTTAAAAATGTATTAA
- the cobT gene encoding nicotinate-nucleotide--dimethylbenzimidazole phosphoribosyltransferase: MQLLQNTLQNIQGADMKTREQARKRIDALCKPPGSLGKLESIAVQLSGITGQLYPLVDKKVIIICAADHGVCEEGVTTNPQDVTVFQTLNFPQGGTGVCAIANITNAKVVTVDVGVKEEIPHGAGVIINKIKYGTDNMAKGPAMSKEEAIQAIEVGIHVATEEIAKGANVLGTGEMGIGNTTPSAAILAVLTGCDPIEVTGFGAGVGNGGIAHKAAVIKKAIEVNQPDPQDGLDVLAKVGGLEIGAMTGIILGAAVHRKPVVIDGFISTIAALIAYKLEPKVKDYIIPSHASEEPGAKIAAALLGIEPMLHMNMRLGEGSGAALAFPILDAACSMMNNMVTLEEAMQLLAK; this comes from the coding sequence ATGCAATTACTACAAAACACGTTACAAAACATCCAAGGTGCTGACATGAAAACGAGGGAGCAAGCAAGAAAGCGTATAGATGCTCTCTGTAAGCCCCCTGGTAGTTTAGGAAAACTAGAGTCCATTGCTGTGCAGCTTTCTGGGATAACTGGACAATTATATCCGCTCGTTGATAAAAAGGTCATTATTATCTGTGCTGCTGATCACGGTGTTTGTGAAGAAGGTGTAACCACGAATCCACAAGATGTTACGGTCTTTCAAACATTAAATTTCCCTCAAGGTGGTACAGGCGTTTGCGCGATTGCAAACATTACCAATGCCAAGGTGGTCACAGTAGATGTAGGGGTGAAAGAAGAGATTCCACACGGTGCAGGTGTCATCATCAATAAAATTAAGTACGGTACAGACAATATGGCAAAAGGACCTGCCATGTCTAAAGAGGAAGCCATTCAAGCAATTGAAGTAGGAATTCATGTGGCGACAGAGGAAATAGCAAAAGGGGCTAATGTACTTGGCACAGGTGAAATGGGCATTGGTAATACAACACCTAGTGCTGCTATTTTAGCTGTATTGACTGGATGTGATCCAATTGAAGTAACAGGGTTTGGGGCAGGTGTAGGCAATGGTGGCATTGCTCATAAAGCAGCGGTTATTAAAAAAGCTATTGAGGTCAATCAACCAGACCCTCAAGACGGTTTAGATGTATTAGCTAAAGTCGGGGGCTTAGAGATAGGGGCCATGACTGGTATCATACTAGGGGCAGCTGTCCATCGTAAGCCGGTTGTGATTGATGGTTTTATTTCAACTATTGCCGCACTTATCGCATATAAGCTTGAACCGAAAGTAAAAGATTATATTATCCCTTCCCATGCTTCAGAGGAACCGGGTGCTAAAATTGCCGCAGCGTTACTCGGCATTGAACCAATGCTACATATGAACATGCGCTTAGGAGAAGGCTCTGGTGCCGCCTTAGCTTTTCCCATTTTAGATGCAGCCTGCTCCATGATGAACAATATGGTGACGTTAGAGGAAGCGATGCAACTATTAGCTAAATAA
- a CDS encoding methionine gamma-lyase family protein, whose amino-acid sequence MTFTSNLSVQTLSLAAQIEERVRPYHAKVEEMAFYNQQKVLAAFRKHQVSDYHLHPSNGYGYDDEGRDNLERVYAEVFGAEAAIVRPQIISGTHAITLSLFGVLRPGDELLYISGQPYDTLQSIVDGGDKDTGSLKDYQIGYRHVDLLNNQAIDWTGVEAAITPQTKMIAIQRSKGYATRPSFTIAEIAEMCAKIRQLAPQAVIFVDNCYGEFVEAQEPTEVGADLMAGSLIKNPGGGLAKIGGYIAGRADLVEKCAYRMTSPGIGAEAGATLNTLGDFYQGFFLAPHVVSQALKGAIFTAAMLEEIGMNTSPSYKANRTDLIQSVSFQTAQQMIAFCREIQANSPINAHYAPEPAYMPGYEDDVIMAAGTFIQGSSIELTADGPIRPPFTAFIQGGLTYEHVKFAICSAVQAIQK is encoded by the coding sequence ATGACGTTTACATCTAACTTATCAGTACAAACGCTATCATTAGCAGCACAAATAGAGGAGCGAGTTCGACCTTATCATGCAAAGGTCGAAGAAATGGCATTTTATAATCAACAGAAGGTGCTAGCAGCTTTCAGAAAGCATCAAGTAAGTGATTATCATTTACATCCATCAAACGGCTATGGCTATGATGATGAGGGACGCGATAATCTAGAGCGTGTTTATGCGGAAGTATTCGGTGCAGAGGCTGCCATTGTACGACCACAAATCATTTCCGGAACACATGCGATCACGCTTAGTCTATTCGGTGTACTTCGTCCTGGTGATGAGCTGCTTTATATTTCTGGTCAGCCATATGATACATTGCAATCTATTGTCGATGGTGGTGACAAAGATACAGGCTCCTTGAAAGATTATCAAATCGGCTATCGCCATGTCGATTTACTGAATAACCAAGCAATTGATTGGACAGGTGTGGAAGCGGCTATTACTCCGCAAACTAAAATGATTGCAATTCAACGATCTAAAGGTTACGCGACACGACCTTCCTTTACGATTGCAGAAATTGCGGAAATGTGCGCAAAGATTCGTCAATTGGCCCCACAAGCGGTCATTTTTGTAGATAATTGCTATGGCGAGTTCGTAGAAGCACAGGAGCCTACAGAGGTTGGGGCTGATTTAATGGCCGGCTCACTGATAAAAAATCCTGGTGGTGGTTTAGCTAAAATTGGTGGCTATATTGCTGGCCGTGCCGATTTGGTGGAGAAATGTGCCTATCGCATGACATCTCCGGGTATTGGGGCAGAGGCGGGGGCTACATTAAATACACTAGGAGATTTTTATCAAGGATTCTTCCTAGCACCCCATGTCGTATCACAAGCATTAAAAGGGGCAATCTTTACGGCAGCCATGCTAGAGGAAATCGGGATGAATACGTCTCCAAGCTATAAGGCGAATCGCACGGATTTAATTCAATCTGTTTCATTCCAAACGGCACAGCAAATGATTGCCTTTTGTCGTGAAATACAAGCCAATTCCCCAATAAATGCTCATTATGCACCAGAACCAGCCTATATGCCCGGCTATGAAGATGATGTCATCATGGCTGCGGGAACATTCATCCAAGGCTCTAGTATTGAATTGACAGCAGATGGTCCAATACGTCCGCCGTTTACAGCTTTTATACAGGGTGGACTGACATATGAACATGTGAAGTTTGCTATTTGCAGTGCTGTTCAGGCTATTCAAAAATAA
- the hfq gene encoding RNA chaperone Hfq: MKSINLQDTFLNQLRKNSVFVTVFLLNGFQLKGTVKSYDNFTVLLLDAENKQHLIYKHAISTFVPAKQIDFLETEA; the protein is encoded by the coding sequence ATGAAATCAATCAACTTGCAAGATACGTTTTTGAACCAACTACGTAAAAACAGTGTTTTTGTAACTGTATTTCTGTTAAATGGATTTCAGTTAAAAGGGACTGTGAAATCATATGATAATTTTACAGTTTTATTATTAGATGCTGAAAATAAACAGCACCTAATCTACAAGCACGCCATTTCTACATTCGTTCCAGCTAAACAAATAGATTTTTTAGAGACAGAAGCATAA
- the miaA gene encoding tRNA (adenosine(37)-N6)-dimethylallyltransferase MiaA, with protein sequence MIQTRLQQAEVVAIVGPTASGKTALSIELAKKYNGEIINGDSMQVYKGLDIGTAKITEEEMEGIPHHLLSFLEPTESFSVADYQKLVRAKIAEIQSRHKLPIIVGGSGLYVQAVLYDFQFTDEKVDEAARKAYYDELAKLGPEAMHDKLKQLDPQTAETIHPNNTRRVIRALEMLELSGVSKAAEAQNRGEVPLYKHVILGLGQNMSREVLYDRINHRVDLMMEKGLLEEVKGLWQQNIRGVQSIQAIGYKELYDYLDGKCSLEEAIDSLKQNSRRYAKRQLTYFRNKMDVYFMTTDEQL encoded by the coding sequence ATGATACAAACTAGATTACAGCAGGCAGAGGTCGTAGCTATTGTGGGGCCAACTGCTTCTGGGAAAACAGCTTTAAGTATTGAACTTGCAAAAAAATATAATGGTGAAATCATAAATGGTGACTCCATGCAAGTTTATAAAGGACTGGATATAGGGACTGCAAAAATTACGGAAGAAGAGATGGAGGGTATCCCACATCACCTACTAAGCTTTTTAGAGCCGACAGAATCTTTTTCAGTGGCAGATTATCAAAAACTAGTGCGAGCCAAAATTGCAGAAATCCAATCTCGACATAAGTTACCCATTATAGTAGGTGGCTCGGGCTTATATGTACAAGCTGTCTTATATGATTTTCAATTTACTGATGAAAAAGTCGATGAGGCTGCACGTAAAGCCTATTATGATGAATTAGCAAAGCTTGGCCCAGAGGCAATGCACGATAAGTTAAAACAACTAGACCCTCAAACGGCTGAAACGATTCATCCAAACAATACTCGACGTGTGATTAGGGCATTGGAAATGTTAGAATTAAGCGGTGTATCCAAAGCTGCAGAAGCACAAAATCGAGGTGAAGTGCCTCTATACAAGCATGTCATTTTAGGGCTAGGTCAAAATATGTCACGTGAAGTGCTGTATGACCGCATTAACCATCGTGTTGATTTGATGATGGAAAAAGGTCTTTTAGAAGAGGTTAAAGGATTATGGCAGCAAAATATTCGAGGTGTTCAGTCCATACAAGCGATTGGTTATAAGGAACTATATGATTATTTGGATGGAAAATGTTCCCTTGAGGAAGCGATAGACAGTTTAAAACAAAATTCTCGCCGCTATGCAAAAAGACAGCTTACCTATTTCCGCAATAAAATGGATGTCTATTTTATGACGACAGATGAGCAATTATAA
- a CDS encoding alpha/beta fold hydrolase → MERYIQMSDDQFVFTRTLEPSTPCIGHIHILHGMAEHSGRYVTFAKTLNAFGYAVTMHDHRGHGETAAYNGTLGFFAEENGFERVVKDAHEVIMQLHAPFADVPFILFGHSMGSFITRRYIQLYGEQVDKVILCGTGNVTALHAVGNIVAKALAKGLGKESESNLLNQLSFGSFNKQFPNPKTAYDWLCSVQKEVQKYIDDPYCGFIPTNQFFVDLTTGLTTLNRKKELAKVRQDLPILLISGSKDPVGEQGLGVYAVAEQLTAVGVKDVTVYLFEDKRHEILNEDNQEEVFQVILRWLKKYDTN, encoded by the coding sequence ATGGAGCGTTATATTCAAATGTCGGATGATCAATTTGTCTTCACGCGAACATTGGAGCCATCAACGCCATGCATTGGTCATATACACATTTTGCATGGTATGGCAGAGCACAGTGGTCGTTATGTAACATTTGCCAAAACACTCAATGCATTTGGCTATGCTGTAACGATGCACGATCATCGTGGACATGGTGAAACGGCCGCTTATAATGGCACATTAGGCTTCTTTGCTGAAGAAAACGGCTTTGAACGTGTTGTAAAAGATGCCCATGAAGTGATAATGCAATTACATGCACCGTTTGCAGATGTCCCATTCATTCTATTTGGTCACAGTATGGGTTCATTCATTACACGGCGTTATATTCAACTATACGGAGAGCAAGTTGATAAAGTAATTCTTTGTGGTACCGGAAATGTTACAGCTTTGCATGCAGTGGGAAATATTGTCGCTAAAGCATTAGCGAAGGGACTTGGTAAAGAGTCGGAAAGTAATTTGTTAAATCAGCTGAGCTTTGGTAGCTTTAATAAACAGTTTCCGAATCCAAAAACTGCCTATGACTGGCTATGCTCAGTACAGAAAGAAGTCCAAAAGTATATTGATGATCCCTATTGTGGCTTTATTCCGACCAATCAATTTTTCGTTGATTTAACGACGGGCTTAACAACACTAAATCGTAAAAAAGAATTAGCGAAGGTAAGACAAGATCTTCCTATCCTCTTGATTAGTGGTAGTAAGGATCCCGTAGGTGAACAGGGGCTAGGGGTTTACGCAGTTGCTGAACAATTAACTGCGGTAGGTGTAAAAGATGTAACGGTTTATTTATTTGAGGATAAGCGGCATGAAATTTTAAATGAAGACAATCAAGAAGAAGTCTTTCAAGTTATATTACGGTGGTTAAAAAAATATGATACAAACTAG
- a CDS encoding trimeric intracellular cation channel family protein, whose amino-acid sequence MAWEVFSIIGTIAFAISGAIIAMEEEYDLFGVYILGIVTAFGGGAIRNLLIGLPVTTLWGQDMMFQIALAAITIFFIFPHHLIQHWHRWGNFTDAIGLSAFAIQGALYAVKLDMPISAVIVAAVLTGSGGGIVRDLLARRKPLVLRDEVYGVWAALAGLIIGFEVFTGDIFLYILFAIITVLRILSYMMKWRLPLRKLNRA is encoded by the coding sequence ATGGCTTGGGAGGTTTTTAGTATTATCGGAACAATTGCCTTTGCTATTTCTGGGGCAATTATTGCCATGGAAGAAGAATACGATTTATTCGGTGTCTATATACTCGGAATTGTAACTGCTTTTGGCGGAGGGGCTATTCGAAATTTACTTATTGGACTACCTGTCACGACCTTATGGGGGCAGGATATGATGTTTCAAATTGCGTTAGCAGCGATTACTATATTTTTTATTTTCCCTCATCATTTGATTCAGCATTGGCATCGTTGGGGTAACTTCACAGATGCGATTGGCTTATCAGCATTTGCAATTCAAGGTGCGTTGTATGCCGTGAAACTAGATATGCCTATTAGTGCTGTGATAGTAGCTGCTGTCTTAACTGGTTCGGGTGGCGGCATTGTGCGAGATTTATTGGCTAGACGTAAACCATTAGTTCTACGAGATGAGGTGTATGGTGTTTGGGCTGCACTTGCAGGGCTAATTATTGGATTTGAAGTGTTTACAGGAGACATCTTCCTTTATATTTTATTCGCCATCATCACAGTGTTACGCATTCTTTCCTATATGATGAAATGGCGTTTGCCTTTACGTAAGCTAAATCGAGCATAA
- a CDS encoding DMT family transporter produces MSGKLAFVLSMVIFGAVGVFARYIPLASSEIAFWMSGIGACFLLVIFIYKKESFARSAIVLNKWPLLISSVALCGNWIFLFQAYKETTIANAALSYYFAPVLVICLSPIILKEKLVARKIVYVVVALIGLFLIVQSQNAENSGHLIGIVYGLIAACFYTLLTFTNKNIRGLKEPHNTIIQLCLAAFFLSLYIVGTTGFQVMQINFASILLLIVLGIVHAGIGFYLFFLGMSQLKGQSIAILSYIDPLTSLVISTMIIGEKMTLLQLIGAILLLGSTLQSEIEKV; encoded by the coding sequence ATGAGCGGAAAATTAGCATTTGTATTATCTATGGTTATTTTTGGTGCTGTCGGTGTTTTTGCAAGGTATATTCCTTTAGCTTCTAGTGAGATTGCCTTTTGGATGAGTGGCATTGGTGCTTGTTTTTTACTAGTAATTTTTATTTATAAAAAGGAAAGCTTTGCAAGAAGCGCTATTGTCCTGAATAAATGGCCGTTATTAATTTCAAGTGTTGCTTTATGTGGAAATTGGATATTTTTATTTCAGGCGTATAAGGAAACGACCATTGCTAATGCTGCCCTAAGTTATTATTTTGCACCCGTATTGGTCATCTGTTTATCGCCTATTATTTTAAAAGAAAAGCTAGTTGCAAGAAAAATAGTTTATGTTGTTGTAGCACTTATCGGTCTTTTTTTGATAGTGCAAAGTCAGAACGCAGAAAATAGTGGACACTTAATTGGTATTGTCTATGGTCTGATTGCGGCATGCTTTTACACCCTACTAACATTTACAAATAAAAATATTCGCGGGTTAAAGGAACCACATAATACGATTATCCAACTCTGTTTAGCTGCATTTTTCCTCAGCCTCTATATTGTAGGAACGACGGGTTTTCAGGTGATGCAAATAAATTTTGCTTCTATTCTATTACTCATCGTATTGGGCATTGTCCATGCAGGTATAGGATTTTATTTATTCTTTTTAGGCATGTCACAGCTAAAAGGTCAAAGTATAGCTATTCTTAGCTATATTGATCCACTGACATCATTAGTGATCTCCACGATGATTATTGGAGAAAAAATGACGCTGCTACAACTAATAGGAGCCATTCTCCTATTAGGCTCCACATTACAAAGTGAAATCGAAAAAGTGTAA
- a CDS encoding MerR family transcriptional regulator: MSREIRRTMPLLSMSIVMQLTELSARQIRYYEEHHLIEPHRTEGNRRMFSLNDVDTLLEVKDYLEQGMNMAKIKKIFAKKQNPVATIDEQDLSDSELRQIMREEMRQAQRMQKSSIRRGDLSRFY; this comes from the coding sequence ATGAGTCGTGAAATTAGACGAACTATGCCGTTATTATCGATGAGTATTGTGATGCAATTAACTGAACTTTCGGCACGACAAATTCGTTATTATGAAGAACACCATTTAATTGAGCCGCACCGAACAGAAGGCAACCGTCGAATGTTCTCACTAAATGACGTCGACACATTGCTTGAGGTTAAAGACTACTTAGAACAGGGTATGAATATGGCAAAGATTAAAAAAATATTTGCTAAAAAGCAAAATCCTGTTGCTACAATTGATGAGCAAGATTTAAGTGATTCAGAATTACGCCAAATCATGCGAGAAGAAATGCGACAAGCACAGCGCATGCAAAAATCATCCATCCGACGTGGGGATTTATCTCGATTCTATTAA
- a CDS encoding CotD family spore coat protein, translated as MFQRRRHPAKGPHCCPPQTMPTQFDPPQFLPPEQYVRTNYIHTVVPHVQPAHVTTVNKHMIDHQYYFPCTESVVNECCETHTMCGMPPNPCHMPHHHKHMGY; from the coding sequence ATGTTTCAACGAAGACGCCATCCGGCGAAAGGTCCACACTGCTGTCCGCCACAAACAATGCCAACGCAATTTGATCCACCACAATTTTTACCACCAGAGCAATATGTACGCACAAATTATATCCATACAGTTGTTCCACACGTACAACCAGCACATGTAACAACAGTGAACAAACATATGATTGATCATCAATACTATTTCCCATGCACAGAATCTGTCGTTAATGAATGCTGTGAAACACATACAATGTGCGGTATGCCGCCTAACCCTTGCCATATGCCACACCATCATAAACATATGGGTTATTAA
- a CDS encoding ABC transporter substrate-binding protein: MPKLSLQRKDFFIFFTLLFSFALLLVGCGESTSNSSSSQENDKAEISNTESSSREIKHAMGTTTIKGTPTKIVTLYQGATDVAVALGIKPVGVVESWAEAPIYNYLKNDLDGVAIVGQETQPNLEEIAKLKPDLIIASKVRHEEIYDQLSQIAPTVAHETVFDFKGTAEMMGQAMNQEEKVKEVLGDWDTRVADFQTKIQEKLGDKWPFHVSVVNFRADHARIYVTGYAGSILAELGFQGPKNLTDDSLEIVKLTDKESITQMNADVIYMFMENDEAVKKVYEEWTNHPLWKELDAVKANQVYQVDEINWNLAGGIISANLMLDDIYDKFELEK, translated from the coding sequence ATGCCAAAATTATCGCTACAAAGGAAAGACTTTTTTATATTTTTTACACTGCTATTTAGCTTTGCGCTCTTATTAGTTGGATGTGGGGAGTCAACATCGAACTCCAGCAGTTCACAAGAAAATGACAAAGCAGAAATAAGTAACACGGAATCCTCTAGTCGAGAGATTAAACATGCAATGGGCACTACCACAATTAAAGGAACACCTACAAAAATCGTTACCCTTTACCAAGGGGCTACAGATGTGGCAGTAGCGTTGGGCATTAAGCCAGTTGGGGTAGTAGAATCTTGGGCTGAAGCACCTATTTATAATTACTTAAAAAATGATCTTGATGGTGTTGCAATTGTTGGACAAGAAACTCAGCCAAATCTTGAAGAAATTGCAAAGCTTAAACCAGATTTAATCATTGCTTCTAAAGTCCGTCATGAGGAAATTTATGATCAGTTATCTCAGATTGCACCAACAGTTGCTCATGAAACGGTTTTCGATTTCAAAGGGACAGCTGAAATGATGGGGCAAGCAATGAATCAAGAAGAAAAAGTTAAAGAGGTATTAGGGGATTGGGATACTCGAGTGGCTGATTTCCAAACAAAAATTCAAGAAAAGCTGGGCGATAAATGGCCATTCCATGTATCTGTTGTTAACTTCAGAGCAGACCATGCACGAATATATGTAACTGGGTATGCGGGCTCTATTTTAGCAGAGCTTGGCTTTCAAGGCCCTAAAAATTTAACAGATGATTCATTGGAAATCGTGAAACTAACAGACAAAGAAAGCATTACACAAATGAATGCTGATGTTATTTATATGTTTATGGAAAATGATGAAGCAGTCAAAAAGGTTTATGAAGAGTGGACAAATCATCCACTATGGAAAGAGCTTGATGCTGTAAAGGCAAATCAGGTTTATCAAGTAGATGAAATAAATTGGAATCTAGCTGGTGGGATTATTAGTGCTAATTTAATGTTAGATGATATTTATGACAAATTTGAATTAGAAAAATAG
- a CDS encoding rhodanese-like domain-containing protein, whose product MKSMETTQLLDLLDANEDLYIIDVREDEEVAHGMIPGAQHIALGTIPERLDELDVEKPYIVVCKAGARSANACAYLEAQGFDVTNLEGGMLAYDGELEFK is encoded by the coding sequence ATGAAATCGATGGAAACAACGCAATTATTAGATCTATTGGATGCCAATGAAGACCTATATATTATTGACGTTCGAGAAGACGAAGAAGTAGCGCATGGCATGATTCCTGGCGCTCAGCATATTGCCCTTGGGACAATCCCAGAGCGTTTAGATGAATTAGATGTAGAAAAGCCGTATATTGTTGTATGTAAGGCTGGTGCTCGTTCTGCGAATGCTTGCGCCTATTTAGAAGCTCAAGGATTTGATGTAACAAATCTTGAAGGCGGCATGCTTGCATATGATGGAGAATTAGAATTTAAATAA